A single window of Limnothrix sp. FACHB-406 DNA harbors:
- a CDS encoding IS1 family transposase → MPACPQCQSSHTVKNGRIHNGKQRFKCKACGRQFIEHPTQKRVTPEQIALIDRLLLERLSQAAIARVAQVSESWIESYVAVAGGRTLRAKKPD, encoded by the coding sequence ATGCCTGCTTGCCCTCAATGCCAATCCAGCCACACGGTCAAAAATGGTCGCATCCACAACGGCAAGCAACGCTTCAAATGCAAAGCCTGTGGCCGACAGTTCATTGAGCACCCTACTCAGAAACGAGTCACACCCGAGCAGATTGCGCTCATTGATCGTCTGCTCCTAGAGCGCCTTTCCCAAGCAGCCATTGCGCGGGTCGCGCAGGTTTCTGAATCTTGGATCGAATCTTATGTGGCGGTTGCAGGTGGTCGCACTTTGCGGGCCAAGAAACCAGATTGA
- a CDS encoding helix-turn-helix domain-containing protein, producing the protein MPRPSKEVKCCPVSLLMDILSGPWTLYLLWVMTTKGPIRFGALKRQVKGISTKVLTERLRRLEREGLIYRHYEATVPPQVSYGLTDRGLELVQVLDQLGDLALRWYGDGAIAPLNPDSETGEIVVNYP; encoded by the coding sequence ATGCCTCGCCCCTCCAAAGAAGTGAAGTGCTGCCCCGTCAGCCTGTTGATGGATATTTTGTCTGGCCCCTGGACGCTATACCTGCTGTGGGTGATGACGACGAAGGGGCCGATCCGTTTTGGAGCTTTGAAGCGGCAAGTGAAGGGCATTTCCACCAAAGTGCTCACGGAGCGGCTGCGGCGGCTGGAGCGCGAGGGGCTAATTTATCGCCACTACGAAGCGACCGTGCCGCCCCAAGTTAGTTATGGGCTGACCGATCGGGGGCTGGAACTGGTGCAGGTCTTGGATCAGCTCGGCGACTTGGCCCTGCGCTGGTATGGCGACGGAGCGATCGCCCCGCTCAACCCCGACTCCGAGACCGGTGAAATTGTCGTTAACTATCCCTAG
- a CDS encoding Rpn family recombination-promoting nuclease/putative transposase: protein MRFINPKTDYAFKKIFGSEQSQDILISFLNAVLYEGNSTIRELEILNPHLGPRIRGFKDTYLDIKATIADSHGQTETVIIEMQVLNVEGFQKRILYNAAKTYSNQLAIGDGYTDLQPVIALTIVDFEMFPELDQLISRFVLKERTYLTDYSSIYDIELVFIELPKFQKELPDLETLMDKWLYFLKAARKLESVPPSMEAIPEIQKAFAIANQANLNAQELDELEHQEIFIQDQRNSIRKALSQGIEQGIEQGIEQGKLAAQRAIARQLLGVLDDEAISRTTGLDLEAIAQLRIDNSLNS from the coding sequence ATGCGCTTTATCAATCCTAAAACTGATTATGCTTTCAAAAAAATCTTTGGCTCCGAGCAGAGTCAGGATATTTTAATTAGCTTTCTGAATGCGGTTTTATATGAGGGAAATTCCACCATTCGCGAGCTGGAGATTCTCAATCCTCATCTTGGGCCACGAATCCGTGGCTTCAAAGATACTTATCTCGACATTAAAGCAACGATCGCCGACAGTCACGGCCAAACCGAGACGGTGATCATTGAAATGCAGGTCTTAAATGTCGAAGGTTTCCAAAAACGCATTCTCTACAATGCTGCCAAAACTTACAGTAATCAATTGGCGATCGGGGATGGTTATACGGATCTGCAACCGGTGATTGCGCTCACGATCGTTGATTTTGAGATGTTTCCTGAGCTAGATCAACTCATTTCGCGCTTCGTTCTCAAAGAGAGAACCTATCTGACTGATTATTCGTCAATCTATGATATTGAGCTGGTGTTCATTGAATTACCCAAATTCCAAAAGGAACTTCCAGATCTAGAAACCTTGATGGATAAGTGGTTGTATTTTTTGAAAGCTGCCCGAAAGCTAGAGTCTGTGCCACCCAGTATGGAGGCGATTCCAGAGATTCAAAAAGCTTTTGCGATCGCAAACCAAGCCAACCTGAATGCTCAAGAGCTTGATGAGCTGGAGCATCAGGAAATTTTCATTCAGGATCAGCGTAATTCAATTAGAAAAGCTCTCAGCCAGGGCATCGAGCAGGGCATCGAGCAGGGCATTGAGCAAGGAAAACTGGCGGCGCAACGGGCGATCGCCCGACAGTTGTTGGGTGTGTTGGATGATGAAGCGATTAGTCGCACAACGGGTCTTGATCTGGAGGCGATCGCCCAACTCAGGATTGATAACTCGCTAAACTCCTAA
- a CDS encoding DUF6155 family protein: protein MQAQTIQTYLKACSKEELVQILLDLAKRNPPVERFLIAKFDPTTPISEFDDYKAEVRAEFFPKRGFGNGSPSIVLRMLQRVEAEAISPKQVIDFIYYCVETGVEFTAAYGDINEEYYISFEDLFERAAELAASENLINEYEARALRIVKSTDRMGWGFYDNLEDIFKRYFPATDEI, encoded by the coding sequence ATGCAAGCACAAACTATTCAAACTTATCTCAAAGCTTGCTCAAAAGAAGAACTCGTGCAAATTTTGCTTGATTTGGCAAAGCGCAATCCTCCTGTTGAGCGTTTCCTAATTGCCAAGTTTGACCCCACTACACCAATATCTGAATTTGATGACTATAAGGCGGAAGTCCGAGCTGAGTTTTTTCCCAAACGTGGGTTCGGAAACGGCAGTCCATCAATTGTCCTTCGTATGTTGCAACGTGTCGAAGCCGAGGCCATCAGCCCGAAGCAGGTGATCGATTTTATCTATTACTGTGTCGAAACTGGGGTGGAGTTTACCGCTGCCTACGGAGACATCAATGAAGAGTACTATATATCCTTCGAGGATCTCTTCGAGCGAGCTGCAGAACTTGCAGCGAGCGAAAACTTGATTAATGAGTATGAGGCGCGTGCCCTGCGCATTGTTAAAAGCACAGATAGGATGGGGTGGGGATTCTATGACAACTTGGAGGACATCTTCAAAAGGTACTTTCCTGCGACCGATGAAATCTAA
- a CDS encoding precorrin-8X methylmutase translates to MQYLRDGQAIYEQSFATIRAEVDLAQLPTDLQPVAVRLIHACGMTDLVTDLQATAGAATIGRSALAAGAPILCDAQMVVQGIIRDRLPATNPVICTLGDPAVRPLAQEIGNTRSAAAVELWRPHLAGAVVAIGNAPTALFHLLELLDAGWSKPALILGFPVGFVGAAESKAELAANSRGVPFITLHGRRGGSAIAAAAVNALAKELEA, encoded by the coding sequence TTGCAATACCTGCGCGATGGTCAAGCCATTTATGAACAGTCCTTCGCCACGATTCGGGCGGAGGTGGATTTGGCACAATTGCCCACGGATTTGCAGCCGGTGGCGGTGCGGCTGATCCATGCTTGCGGGATGACAGATTTGGTGACGGATTTGCAGGCCACGGCCGGTGCAGCGACGATCGGCCGATCGGCCCTGGCGGCCGGCGCGCCGATCCTTTGCGATGCGCAAATGGTGGTGCAGGGCATCATCCGCGATCGATTGCCGGCCACGAATCCGGTGATCTGCACCCTGGGCGATCCAGCAGTGCGGCCGTTGGCCCAGGAAATTGGCAACACCCGATCGGCGGCGGCGGTGGAACTGTGGCGGCCCCACTTGGCGGGGGCCGTGGTGGCGATCGGGAATGCGCCCACGGCTTTGTTTCACCTGCTGGAATTGCTGGATGCGGGTTGGTCAAAACCGGCGCTGATTTTGGGCTTCCCGGTGGGATTTGTGGGAGCGGCGGAGTCGAAGGCGGAATTGGCGGCCAATTCGCGCGGTGTGCCGTTCATCACGCTGCATGGGCGGCGGGGCGGCAGTGCGATCGCGGCGGCGGCGGTGAATGCCCTGGCGAAGGAGCTGGAAGCGTGA
- the cobI gene encoding precorrin-2 C(20)-methyltransferase, translated as MTGKLYGLGVGPGDPELLTLKAHRILTTVPVVAYPAAADGGSVARAIVAAFLQPTQIEVPIVLPFSPQESAAAGYDRGAAEIAAHLAAGRDVAVLCEGEPMLYGSFMYLLNRLGDRFPTELVPGISSTLAAADVAQVPLTYRQDVLTILPATLDRPTLRDRLAQTDAAVIIKLGRHFGKVRSVLDELGLTGRSIYIERATLPQQQIQAIDQVDPAAVPYWSLILIPSHRQPGA; from the coding sequence GTGACGGGCAAGCTCTACGGCCTGGGCGTGGGGCCGGGCGACCCGGAATTGCTGACCCTGAAGGCGCACCGGATTTTAACGACCGTGCCGGTGGTGGCCTATCCGGCGGCGGCCGATGGCGGCTCGGTGGCGCGGGCGATCGTGGCGGCGTTCTTGCAACCGACGCAAATCGAAGTCCCGATCGTCCTGCCCTTCAGCCCCCAGGAGTCGGCGGCGGCGGGCTACGATCGCGGCGCGGCGGAGATTGCGGCTCACCTGGCGGCGGGGCGCGATGTGGCGGTGCTCTGCGAGGGGGAACCGATGCTCTACGGTTCGTTCATGTATCTGCTAAATCGACTGGGCGATCGCTTCCCCACAGAGCTAGTACCGGGGATTTCCTCCACCCTGGCGGCGGCGGACGTGGCCCAAGTGCCCCTAACCTATCGCCAAGACGTGCTGACGATTTTGCCGGCCACGCTCGATCGCCCGACCCTGCGCGATCGCCTAGCCCAAACCGATGCGGCGGTGATTATCAAACTGGGGCGGCATTTTGGGAAGGTGCGATCGGTGCTCGATGAGTTGGGGCTAACGGGGCGATCAATCTACATCGAACGGGCAACCCTACCGCAGCAACAAATCCAGGCGATCGACCAGGTAGACCCGGCCGCCGTGCCCTACTGGTCGCTGATCCTAATTCCCAGCCACCGCCAACCGGGAGCCTAG
- a CDS encoding DUF1993 domain-containing protein yields the protein MENIRIKRFRAIFESRLETLSHLLDIADSHFVTDRAALFQLRLAPDMLPFGTQIAFTCNQPRNFALWCADQPASNLNPEVTTLETARDYITSTRELLSQINAGDAKLSEIHRIDLGEGLSLELPGLAYVDDFLMPNFYFHLTTTYGILRMAGAAIGKRDFMMHLMPFVKRDPSC from the coding sequence ATGGAAAACATCAGAATTAAGCGATTTCGGGCGATTTTTGAATCTCGCCTAGAAACCTTAAGCCATTTGCTGGATATTGCCGATTCTCACTTTGTCACCGATCGGGCTGCCCTCTTTCAGCTTCGGCTTGCGCCCGACATGCTGCCCTTTGGCACACAAATCGCCTTTACCTGTAACCAGCCGCGTAACTTTGCCCTTTGGTGCGCTGACCAACCCGCTAGCAACTTGAACCCCGAAGTGACCACCTTGGAAACTGCTCGAGATTACATCACCTCCACCCGAGAGTTGCTGAGCCAGATTAACGCCGGAGATGCCAAACTCTCAGAAATTCATCGCATTGACCTAGGAGAAGGCCTATCGCTGGAGTTGCCAGGATTAGCCTATGTGGATGATTTTTTGATGCCGAACTTCTACTTTCACCTAACTACAACCTATGGCATTTTGCGGATGGCTGGTGCTGCAATTGGGAAGCGAGATTTTATGATGCACCTCATGCCCTTTGTGAAACGGGATCCCAGTTGCTAG
- a CDS encoding TylF/MycF/NovP-related O-methyltransferase, with protein MHNPELGEVVYDRDGLRSVHNHEFMDDLAFQRAYARGVQAVGWDYQWHWRVHVGLWAAATAAQLPGDFVECGVNHGFLSSAIMNYLDWNRGDRTFYLLDTFQGLDPKYVSDRERAGGILDKNRELLDNGFYVSGVESVRRNFSEWPKAKIIEGSIPETLPQIDSGAIAFVHIDLNCSPPEVAALEFLWPRLVPGAVILLDDYAYNGYRPQKLGMDDFARQKQVAIASLPTGQGLLIRPPDRPPAPGTAAVAPAATMVIF; from the coding sequence ATGCATAATCCTGAACTGGGGGAAGTCGTCTACGATCGCGACGGTCTCCGCAGCGTCCACAACCACGAATTCATGGACGATCTCGCCTTCCAACGGGCCTACGCGCGCGGCGTGCAGGCCGTGGGCTGGGATTACCAATGGCATTGGCGCGTCCATGTGGGTCTGTGGGCGGCGGCCACGGCGGCCCAACTGCCGGGGGACTTTGTGGAATGCGGTGTGAATCACGGCTTCCTCAGTTCGGCGATTATGAATTACCTGGATTGGAACCGGGGCGATCGCACCTTCTATCTGCTCGACACGTTCCAGGGGCTAGATCCCAAATATGTGTCTGATCGCGAACGGGCCGGCGGCATCCTCGACAAAAACCGCGAGCTGCTCGACAACGGCTTCTACGTTAGTGGTGTGGAGTCCGTGCGCCGCAACTTCAGTGAATGGCCCAAAGCCAAAATCATTGAGGGATCGATTCCAGAAACCTTGCCGCAGATTGATTCCGGGGCGATCGCCTTTGTCCACATTGACCTGAACTGCTCACCGCCGGAAGTGGCGGCCCTGGAGTTTCTGTGGCCGCGACTCGTGCCGGGAGCGGTGATTTTGTTGGATGACTACGCCTACAACGGCTATCGCCCGCAAAAATTGGGCATGGATGACTTTGCCCGCCAAAAGCAGGTGGCGATCGCCTCGTTACCCACGGGCCAAGGGTTGCTGATTCGCCCGCCCGATCGACCCCCAGCACCGGGGACAGCGGCCGTTGCACCAGCGGCAACCATGGTGATTTTTTAG
- the cobK gene encoding precorrin-6A reductase — MAGSGPLMLWLIGGTSDSRTLAQALDRAGLPWIATVVNPAAARLYDGLNGVVRSGAFAPADLMPWLADRAIWGIIDASHPFATEISQQAIAAAALRSIPYLRFERPAIPLEPPALKLPNLAAALCDRFLRDRLVLFTLGVKALPQILPWRDRVAALWVRVLPESVAQAIALGFDRSEVIGQRLPVDPAQERADWQNRAIEVVVTKAAGAAGGLDLKQALARELGVQLLVIDRPSIVYPAQTDQIDEVVAFAHWAIGSL, encoded by the coding sequence GTGGCAGGCTCTGGCCCCTTGATGTTGTGGTTAATTGGCGGAACCAGCGATAGCCGTACCCTTGCCCAAGCCCTCGATCGCGCTGGTTTGCCCTGGATTGCCACGGTGGTGAACCCGGCGGCCGCGCGGCTCTATGACGGCTTAAACGGTGTGGTGCGATCGGGCGCGTTTGCTCCCGCTGACCTCATGCCCTGGCTAGCCGATCGCGCCATCTGGGGCATCATCGACGCATCCCACCCCTTCGCCACGGAAATTTCCCAGCAAGCGATCGCCGCCGCCGCCCTTCGATCAATTCCCTATCTGCGATTTGAGCGGCCCGCCATTCCCCTGGAGCCGCCGGCCCTGAAATTGCCCAATCTAGCCGCCGCATTGTGCGATCGATTCCTGCGCGATCGGCTGGTGTTGTTCACTTTGGGGGTGAAGGCCTTGCCGCAGATTTTGCCCTGGCGCGATCGGGTGGCGGCTTTGTGGGTGCGGGTGTTGCCGGAGTCCGTGGCCCAGGCGATCGCCCTCGGGTTCGATCGCTCAGAGGTGATTGGCCAGCGCCTGCCGGTGGATCCGGCCCAAGAGCGAGCTGACTGGCAAAATCGGGCGATCGAAGTGGTTGTTACTAAAGCAGCCGGGGCAGCGGGAGGGCTGGATCTCAAACAAGCGTTGGCAAGGGAATTAGGCGTGCAGTTGCTGGTGATCGATCGCCCTTCGATTGTCTATCCTGCGCAAACCGATCAAATTGATGAGGTGGTGGCGTTTGCCCATTGGGCGATCGGTTCGCTGTAG
- the lpdA gene encoding dihydrolipoyl dehydrogenase: MTQEFDYDLLILGAGVGGHGAALHAVACGLKTAIVEAAEMGGTCVNRGCIPSKALLAASGRVRDLRNAAHLKAMGIQVGGVQFDRQAIADHATNLVGKIQGDLTNSLKRIGVDIIQGWGKLLAPQKVEVNTADGNRTITKTISARNILISTGSVPFVPPGIELDGKTVFTSDEAVRLESVPQWVAIIGSGYIGLEFSDVYTALGAEVTMIEALDQLMPGFDPDIAKVAKRTLIDQRDIETYTGVFATKITPGAPVTIELTDAKTKEVVDVLEVDACLVATGRRPATANIGLENVGVETNRPGFIPVNGKMQVLKDGEPVPHLWAIGDATGQMMLAHAASAQGVVVVENICGRDREVDYRSIPAAAFTHPEISFVGLTEPQAKELGEAEGFSVGTTRTYFKGNSKAIAEGEGDGLAKVIFRKDTGEVLGAHIFGIHASDLIQEVATAIAQRDSVKNLAFVVHAHPTLSEVIDEAYKRAERELAEV, from the coding sequence GTGACTCAAGAATTCGACTACGACTTGTTGATCCTCGGAGCCGGAGTCGGCGGCCATGGTGCAGCACTGCACGCCGTCGCCTGTGGCCTGAAAACGGCGATCGTGGAAGCAGCCGAAATGGGCGGCACCTGCGTTAACCGGGGTTGCATTCCTTCCAAGGCTTTGCTGGCGGCTTCCGGCCGGGTGCGCGATCTTCGCAATGCCGCCCACCTCAAAGCCATGGGGATTCAAGTGGGCGGCGTGCAGTTCGATCGCCAGGCGATCGCCGACCACGCCACTAATCTCGTGGGCAAAATCCAAGGCGACCTGACCAACAGCCTGAAGCGGATTGGCGTAGACATCATCCAGGGTTGGGGCAAGCTGCTGGCTCCCCAAAAGGTGGAAGTGAACACCGCCGACGGCAACCGCACGATCACCAAAACGATCAGCGCCCGCAATATTTTGATTTCCACCGGGTCGGTGCCCTTTGTGCCGCCGGGAATCGAGCTGGATGGCAAAACGGTGTTCACCAGCGATGAAGCGGTGCGGCTGGAATCCGTGCCCCAATGGGTGGCGATCATCGGCAGCGGCTACATCGGGTTGGAATTCTCCGATGTGTACACGGCCCTGGGCGCGGAAGTGACGATGATCGAAGCCCTCGATCAACTGATGCCCGGTTTTGATCCGGACATCGCCAAGGTGGCCAAGCGGACGCTGATCGATCAGCGCGACATCGAAACCTATACCGGCGTGTTTGCCACCAAGATCACCCCCGGCGCGCCAGTGACGATCGAACTGACCGACGCGAAAACCAAGGAAGTGGTGGACGTGTTGGAGGTGGATGCTTGCTTGGTGGCTACGGGTCGCCGCCCCGCCACAGCCAATATTGGTCTGGAGAATGTGGGTGTGGAAACCAACCGCCCCGGCTTCATTCCCGTCAATGGCAAGATGCAGGTGCTAAAGGATGGCGAACCCGTACCGCACCTCTGGGCGATCGGGGATGCGACGGGGCAAATGATGCTGGCCCACGCGGCTTCGGCCCAGGGCGTGGTCGTCGTGGAAAACATCTGCGGGCGCGATCGGGAAGTCGATTACCGCAGCATTCCCGCCGCCGCCTTCACCCATCCCGAAATTAGCTTCGTCGGTTTGACGGAACCCCAAGCCAAGGAACTGGGCGAGGCGGAAGGCTTCAGCGTGGGTACGACTCGCACCTATTTCAAGGGCAACTCCAAGGCGATCGCCGAGGGCGAAGGCGACGGCCTGGCCAAGGTGATTTTCCGCAAGGACACGGGCGAAGTGTTGGGCGCGCATATCTTTGGCATCCACGCTTCGGACTTGATCCAAGAGGTGGCCACGGCGATCGCCCAGCGCGACTCCGTGAAGAACCTGGCCTTTGTGGTTCACGCGCACCCGACCCTCTCGGAAGTGATCGACGAAGCCTACAAGCGGGCCGAGCGGGAACTAGCTGAGGTCTAG
- a CDS encoding SH3 domain-containing protein produces MKLFWIFGSLLLPLALAPIAQAEAPRSDEMQLSQADPTAPLVNVCYVVNLQQGQLAVRNSPGGQSRAGLDNYNMVEVYRQQGNWSCVRVLEGPNSRVAGIEGWVNSSYLECDQRNCYRACGSLIETRNRVNARARPGICSR; encoded by the coding sequence ATGAAGCTTTTCTGGATTTTCGGTTCATTGCTGCTTCCGTTGGCACTCGCCCCGATCGCCCAAGCGGAAGCCCCTCGATCGGATGAAATGCAGCTATCCCAGGCTGACCCCACAGCTCCCTTGGTTAATGTTTGTTATGTCGTGAACCTTCAGCAAGGACAGCTTGCTGTTCGTAACAGCCCCGGTGGTCAATCCCGCGCTGGCTTGGATAACTACAACATGGTTGAGGTTTACCGTCAGCAAGGCAATTGGTCTTGTGTTCGAGTTTTGGAAGGGCCTAACTCCCGCGTCGCAGGAATCGAAGGCTGGGTTAATAGCAGTTATTTGGAGTGTGATCAGCGCAATTGCTATCGAGCTTGTGGTTCCCTCATTGAAACCCGCAATCGTGTAAATGCGCGTGCTCGCCCTGGTATTTGCAGCCGCTAA
- a CDS encoding flavodoxin family protein gives MTTISVVYFSGSGHTHLMAESVARGASQVDGVTAELLRITGAQITEGRWKDPEMLDALTRSDAIVFGSPTYMGGVAAQFKAFVDAASSAWFAQQWKDKIAGGFTHSGSPSGDKQGTLLYMAINAAQHGMIWVGAAEMPSQYVGSDEGVNRLGSFLGVMGQSDLNPNGGEAIVHPGDRLTAEKYGQRIATIAQRHRGS, from the coding sequence ATGACGACGATCTCAGTGGTCTACTTTTCGGGATCTGGGCACACCCATCTGATGGCGGAATCGGTGGCGCGGGGAGCCAGCCAAGTGGACGGTGTGACGGCCGAGTTGCTGCGGATTACCGGCGCGCAGATTACCGAGGGGCGTTGGAAAGATCCGGAGATGCTAGATGCTTTGACCCGATCGGATGCGATCGTGTTTGGGTCGCCCACCTACATGGGCGGCGTGGCGGCCCAGTTCAAGGCGTTTGTGGATGCGGCCAGCTCAGCTTGGTTTGCCCAACAGTGGAAGGACAAGATCGCTGGCGGGTTCACCCACTCCGGCTCCCCCAGCGGTGACAAGCAGGGCACGCTGCTATACATGGCGATTAATGCAGCCCAGCACGGGATGATCTGGGTGGGGGCGGCTGAAATGCCCAGTCAATACGTGGGCAGTGATGAGGGGGTGAATCGCCTCGGGTCGTTTTTGGGGGTGATGGGTCAAAGCGATCTGAATCCCAATGGTGGTGAAGCGATCGTTCACCCAGGCGATCGCTTAACGGCTGAGAAATATGGTCAGCGGATTGCCACGATCGCCCAGCGCCATCGCGGCAGCTAG